A single region of the Variovorax paradoxus genome encodes:
- a CDS encoding benzoate-CoA ligase family protein, protein MTSPPARFNFAEHLFALNRGRAERIAYIDDRGTLSYGQLEERARRLAAALKAAGVRREERVLLLMLDSSDWPVGFLGCLYAGVVPVAVNTLLTPDDYAYMLDHSRAQAALVSGALLPGLQEAMGRGTHEVHTLIVSQPTGALPGGALEFDNLIAAAEPMASAAATASDDPGFWLYSSGSTGKPKGTVHTHANLWWTAELYGKPVLGLTENDVCFSAAKMYFAYGLGNALTFPLSVGATVVLMAERPTPDATFRRWTEHKPTVFFGAPTGFAGMLASSKLPAREQVALRMCSSAGEALPGEIAQRFKAHFGCEIIDGIGSTEMLHIFISNRPGDVRYGTTGRPVEGYEVELRGEDGRPVPDGEVGDLYIRGPSAALMYWCNREKSRETFQGGWTKSGDKYTRDADGYYTYAGRSDDMLKVSGIYVSPFEVEATLMQHPAVLEAAVIGKEDADGLTKTKAFVVLKEGQSVTDEELKAFVKERLAPYKYPRFLEFVQELPKTATGKIQRFRLRERERQA, encoded by the coding sequence ATGACAAGCCCGCCCGCACGATTCAACTTTGCCGAACACCTGTTCGCCCTCAACCGCGGCCGCGCCGAACGCATCGCCTACATCGACGACCGCGGCACGCTGAGCTACGGCCAGCTCGAAGAACGCGCGCGCCGCCTGGCCGCCGCGCTGAAGGCCGCTGGCGTGCGGCGCGAGGAACGCGTGCTGTTGCTCATGCTCGACAGCAGCGACTGGCCCGTGGGTTTTCTGGGTTGCCTCTATGCCGGCGTGGTGCCCGTTGCGGTCAACACCCTGCTCACGCCAGACGACTACGCCTACATGCTCGACCACAGCCGCGCGCAGGCCGCGCTGGTGTCGGGTGCGCTGTTGCCGGGCCTGCAGGAGGCGATGGGCCGCGGCACGCATGAAGTGCACACGCTGATCGTCTCGCAACCGACGGGCGCGCTGCCTGGAGGCGCGCTAGAGTTCGACAACCTGATCGCCGCTGCCGAGCCGATGGCATCCGCCGCGGCCACGGCTTCCGACGACCCCGGCTTCTGGCTGTATTCATCCGGCTCCACCGGCAAGCCCAAGGGCACGGTCCACACGCATGCCAACCTGTGGTGGACGGCCGAGCTCTACGGCAAACCGGTGCTCGGGCTCACCGAGAACGACGTGTGCTTCTCGGCCGCGAAGATGTACTTTGCGTATGGCCTCGGCAATGCGCTGACCTTTCCGTTGTCGGTCGGCGCGACCGTGGTGCTGATGGCCGAGCGCCCCACGCCAGATGCCACCTTCCGCCGCTGGACCGAACACAAGCCGACCGTCTTTTTCGGCGCGCCCACGGGCTTTGCCGGCATGCTCGCCTCTTCGAAGCTGCCGGCGCGCGAGCAGGTGGCGCTGCGCATGTGCTCTTCCGCCGGCGAGGCACTGCCTGGCGAGATCGCACAGCGCTTCAAGGCGCATTTCGGCTGCGAGATCATCGACGGCATCGGCTCCACCGAGATGCTGCACATCTTCATCTCCAACCGTCCCGGCGACGTGCGCTACGGCACCACGGGCCGGCCGGTGGAAGGCTACGAGGTGGAGCTGCGCGGCGAAGACGGCCGCCCGGTGCCCGACGGCGAAGTGGGCGACCTCTACATCCGCGGGCCGAGCGCGGCGCTCATGTACTGGTGCAACCGCGAGAAGTCGCGCGAAACCTTCCAGGGCGGCTGGACCAAGAGCGGCGACAAGTACACGCGCGATGCCGACGGCTACTACACCTATGCCGGCCGCAGCGACGACATGCTGAAGGTCAGCGGCATCTATGTGTCGCCCTTCGAAGTGGAAGCCACGCTGATGCAGCACCCGGCCGTGCTCGAGGCCGCGGTGATCGGCAAGGAAGATGCGGACGGGCTGACCAAGACCAAGGCCTTTGTCGTGCTGAAGGAAGGACAGTCGGTCACGGACGAGGAACTGAAGGCGTTCGTGAAGGAGCGGCTCGCGCCGTACAAGTACCCGCGGTTTCTTGAATTTGTGCAGGAACTGCCGAAAACGGCGACGGGAAAGATCCAGAGGTTCAGGTTGCGTGAGCGGGAGAGGCAGGCATGA
- a CDS encoding alpha/beta fold hydrolase, producing the protein MSTPDFATINWRNRPIRIECQWIAPQRTDAPLIVFLHEGLGSVAMWKDFPAQVCKAANARGLVFSRPGYGRSTPREENEIWDVDFMHRQAHEVLPALFAALKLGDDEKPWLFGHSDGGSISLLYASRFPDKVQGLVVLAPHIFVEDVTVANIEQARTAYLSTDLPKKLGRYHDSADSAFWGWNRIWLHPPFREWNIEAELDAIRCPMLAIQGIDDEYGTLAQIRGIAARVSGCELLEIPECGHSPHRDQPDRVIVATTSFITKNRRQTP; encoded by the coding sequence GTGAGCACCCCCGACTTCGCCACCATCAACTGGCGCAACCGCCCCATCCGCATCGAATGCCAATGGATCGCCCCCCAGCGCACCGATGCCCCGCTCATCGTCTTCCTCCATGAAGGCCTCGGCTCCGTCGCCATGTGGAAGGACTTTCCCGCCCAGGTCTGCAAAGCCGCCAATGCCCGCGGCCTGGTGTTCTCGCGCCCCGGCTACGGCCGCTCCACGCCGCGCGAAGAAAACGAGATCTGGGACGTCGACTTCATGCACCGCCAGGCGCATGAGGTGCTGCCCGCCCTCTTCGCCGCACTGAAGCTCGGCGATGATGAAAAGCCCTGGCTCTTCGGCCACAGCGACGGCGGCTCGATCAGTCTGCTGTATGCCTCGCGCTTTCCCGACAAGGTGCAGGGCCTCGTGGTCCTGGCGCCGCACATCTTCGTGGAAGACGTGACTGTCGCGAACATCGAGCAGGCCCGCACCGCGTACCTTTCCACCGACCTGCCTAAGAAGCTCGGCCGCTATCACGACAGCGCCGATTCGGCCTTTTGGGGCTGGAACCGCATCTGGCTGCACCCGCCGTTCCGCGAATGGAACATCGAGGCCGAGCTCGACGCCATCCGCTGCCCGATGCTGGCCATCCAGGGTATCGACGACGAGTACGGCACGCTCGCGCAGATCCGCGGCATCGCGGCGCGCGTCAGTGGATGCGAGCTGCTCGAAATCCCTGAATGCGGGCATTCCCCGCATCGCGATCAGCCGGATCGTGTCATCGTCGCGACCACTTCTTTCATTACCAAAAACAGGAGACAAACACCATGA
- a CDS encoding branched-chain amino acid ABC transporter permease, which yields MTQAHTSMRRGAFLVPVICAIAIGVLGPLMGNYVSDFVVKVMILSIFALSLELLVGMTGLVSLGHAAFYGIGAYVTVLASGNEGGNLALLLPGAMGAAALYALFVGALSLRTRGVYFIMVTLAFAQMAFFVFHDTKVGGGSDGIYMYVRPAIGKLDMENRMVLFYVVLASLVFTYGLLALVRRSRFGAALAGIRVNEQRMRAAGFPVYGYKLAAFVLAGALAGLAGFLLASRDGVVNPELMAWHNSGEVLLMVILGGLGHLRGAVIGAVAFTLLKEIFSTHAVMGPLADHWQLTLGIAIIVFVALLPKGLIGLAKRLSPKGAA from the coding sequence ATGACGCAAGCGCACACCTCCATGCGGCGCGGCGCGTTTCTCGTGCCGGTGATCTGCGCCATTGCCATCGGCGTGCTGGGCCCGCTCATGGGCAACTACGTCTCTGACTTCGTCGTCAAGGTGATGATCCTGTCGATCTTCGCGCTGAGCCTCGAGCTGCTGGTCGGCATGACCGGCCTCGTGAGCCTGGGCCACGCGGCGTTCTACGGCATCGGGGCGTACGTCACGGTGCTGGCCTCGGGCAACGAGGGCGGCAACCTCGCGTTGCTGCTGCCCGGGGCCATGGGTGCTGCTGCGCTCTATGCATTGTTCGTGGGCGCGCTGAGCCTGCGCACGCGCGGCGTGTACTTCATCATGGTGACGCTGGCCTTCGCGCAGATGGCGTTCTTCGTGTTCCACGACACCAAGGTCGGCGGCGGCAGCGATGGCATCTACATGTATGTGCGCCCTGCCATCGGCAAACTCGACATGGAAAACCGCATGGTGCTGTTCTATGTGGTGCTCGCATCGCTGGTGTTCACCTACGGCCTCCTGGCGCTGGTGCGCCGCTCGCGCTTCGGCGCGGCGCTGGCGGGCATTCGGGTGAACGAGCAGCGCATGCGCGCAGCGGGTTTTCCGGTGTACGGCTACAAGCTCGCGGCCTTCGTGCTGGCGGGTGCGCTAGCCGGGCTGGCGGGCTTTCTGCTGGCCTCGCGTGACGGCGTGGTCAACCCCGAGCTGATGGCGTGGCATAACTCGGGCGAGGTGCTGCTGATGGTGATCCTGGGCGGCCTGGGGCATTTGCGCGGCGCGGTCATCGGCGCCGTTGCGTTCACGCTGCTGAAGGAGATCTTCTCCACGCATGCGGTGATGGGGCCGCTCGCGGACCATTGGCAGCTGACGCTGGGGATCGCGATCATCGTGTTCGTTGCGCTGTTGCCGAAGGGGCTGATCGGCCTTGCGAAGCGGCTGTCGCCGAAGGGGGCTGCATGA
- a CDS encoding ABC transporter ATP-binding protein, with amino-acid sequence MNATALLSVQGLTRRFGGLTAVNAVTLDLHVGEVHAVIGTNGAGKSTLINMLSGEIEASEGRIALDGADVTQRAQWRRARAGVGRSYQRTTIFPEFSVHENCRLAAQAATARPWTVWQSSQRCAASNAAADAALDAAGLANEAQRIAGTLSHGAQRQLEVAMCLATEPRVLLLDEPLAGMGAEETDRMLTLLTRLKATHAILLVEHDMDAVFRIADRITVMVNGTVIATGDPASIRENPEVRTAYLGEDH; translated from the coding sequence ATGAACGCCACCGCTCTCCTTTCCGTTCAAGGCCTCACCCGCCGCTTCGGCGGCCTCACCGCCGTCAACGCCGTCACCCTCGACCTGCACGTCGGCGAAGTGCATGCGGTCATCGGCACCAACGGCGCTGGCAAGTCGACGCTCATCAACATGCTCTCGGGCGAGATCGAGGCCTCCGAAGGCCGCATCGCGCTCGACGGCGCCGACGTCACGCAACGCGCGCAGTGGCGCCGCGCACGCGCCGGCGTGGGCCGCAGCTACCAGCGCACGACCATCTTCCCGGAGTTCAGCGTGCACGAGAACTGCCGGCTCGCGGCGCAGGCGGCCACGGCCCGGCCGTGGACCGTGTGGCAGTCGTCGCAGCGCTGCGCGGCCAGCAATGCGGCGGCCGATGCGGCGCTGGACGCGGCAGGCCTTGCGAACGAAGCCCAGCGCATTGCCGGCACGCTGAGCCACGGCGCGCAGCGGCAGCTCGAAGTGGCGATGTGCCTTGCCACCGAGCCCCGCGTGCTGCTGCTCGACGAGCCGCTGGCGGGCATGGGCGCCGAGGAAACCGACCGCATGCTCACCCTGCTCACGCGGCTGAAGGCCACGCACGCCATCCTGCTGGTGGAGCACGACATGGATGCGGTGTTCCGCATTGCCGACCGCATCACGGTGATGGTGAACGGCACGGTCATCGCCACCGGCGACCCGGCCTCGATT
- a CDS encoding branched-chain amino acid ABC transporter permease: MDFGTFLVQCLNSVQYGLLLFLVASGLTLIFGIMGVINLAHGSFYMIGAYMAFALAPLFGDQFLLMLVAGVVLAAIFGYLLEWAFFSYLYQRDHLQQVLMTYGLILVFEELRSILVGNDVHGVKVPAWLDGSFALGNVMSYPWYRLFASAACIVLAVALYWVVNRTRLGMMIRAGASNRDMVRGLGIDVKRLYRIVFAAGVALAALAGMIAAPMSSVYPNMGASVLIICFVLVVIGGIGSITGALLASLLVGFVDTFGKVFFADLAGIGIYLLMAIVLIWKPEGLMGRRP; encoded by the coding sequence GTGGATTTCGGCACCTTTCTTGTCCAGTGCCTGAACTCGGTTCAGTACGGACTCCTGCTCTTCCTGGTGGCCTCGGGGCTCACGCTGATCTTCGGGATCATGGGCGTGATCAACCTGGCTCACGGCAGCTTCTACATGATCGGCGCGTACATGGCCTTTGCGCTCGCGCCGCTGTTCGGCGACCAGTTTCTGCTGATGCTGGTGGCCGGCGTGGTGCTGGCGGCCATCTTCGGCTACCTGCTCGAATGGGCCTTCTTCAGCTACCTTTACCAGCGCGACCACTTGCAGCAGGTGCTCATGACCTACGGGCTGATCCTGGTGTTCGAGGAGCTGCGCTCCATTCTGGTGGGCAACGACGTGCACGGGGTCAAGGTGCCGGCATGGCTGGACGGCAGCTTTGCGCTCGGCAATGTCATGAGCTACCCGTGGTACCGGCTCTTCGCCTCGGCCGCATGCATCGTGCTGGCGGTGGCGCTGTACTGGGTGGTCAACCGCACGCGGCTGGGCATGATGATCCGTGCCGGCGCAAGCAACCGCGACATGGTGCGCGGCCTGGGCATCGACGTGAAACGGCTCTACCGCATCGTGTTTGCGGCGGGCGTGGCGCTTGCGGCGCTGGCCGGCATGATCGCGGCGCCGATGTCGTCGGTGTATCCGAACATGGGCGCGAGCGTGCTCATCATCTGCTTCGTGCTGGTGGTGATCGGCGGTATCGGCTCGATCACCGGCGCGCTGCTGGCGTCACTGCTGGTGGGCTTTGTCGACACCTTCGGCAAGGTGTTCTTCGCGGACCTTGCCGGCATCGGCATCTACCTGCTGATGGCCATCGTGCTGATATGGAAGCCTGAAGGGCTGATGGGGAGGCGGCCATGA
- a CDS encoding ABC transporter substrate-binding protein, with product MTIRTARLALTAIAFAALASAAGAQGTGKLKVGLMLPYSGTYTALGVAIENGFKLYVDEQGGKLAGREIEFFKVDDESDPAKATDNVNKLIKRDNVDVIVGTVHSGVAMAMAKAAKESGTVLIVPNAGADAVTGPMCAPNIFRSSFSNWQPAYAMGEVAAKQQGKKKVMTITWKYAAGEESVNGFKEGFEKAGGKVDKQLTLPFPNVEFQALLTEIAAAKPDAVYAFFAGGGAVKFVKDYQAAGLNKTIPLYGPGFLTDGTLDAQGESAQGMLTTLHYADGLNTARDNAFRVAYAKSFKLQPDVYAVQGYDAAQMLGVGLAATKGDIGKKAEFTAAIEKAKIDSPRGAFTMSKSHNPVQDIYLRKVEGKENRLVSIAIKGLTDPARGCRM from the coding sequence ATGACCATCCGCACAGCACGCCTCGCGCTCACCGCGATCGCATTCGCCGCACTGGCATCCGCCGCCGGCGCCCAGGGCACCGGCAAACTCAAGGTCGGCCTGATGCTGCCCTACAGCGGCACCTATACCGCGCTCGGCGTGGCCATTGAAAACGGCTTCAAGCTCTATGTCGACGAACAAGGCGGCAAGCTCGCGGGCCGCGAAATCGAGTTCTTCAAGGTCGACGACGAGTCCGATCCGGCCAAGGCGACCGACAACGTCAACAAGCTGATCAAGCGCGACAACGTCGACGTGATCGTGGGCACCGTGCATTCGGGCGTGGCCATGGCCATGGCCAAGGCCGCCAAGGAAAGCGGCACCGTGCTCATCGTGCCCAACGCCGGCGCCGACGCCGTCACCGGCCCGATGTGCGCGCCCAACATCTTCCGCAGCTCGTTCAGCAACTGGCAGCCGGCCTACGCCATGGGCGAAGTGGCGGCCAAGCAGCAGGGCAAGAAGAAGGTCATGACCATCACCTGGAAGTACGCGGCCGGCGAAGAGTCGGTCAACGGCTTCAAGGAAGGCTTCGAGAAGGCCGGCGGCAAGGTCGACAAGCAGCTCACGCTGCCGTTCCCCAACGTCGAGTTCCAGGCCCTGCTGACCGAGATTGCAGCGGCCAAGCCCGACGCGGTGTATGCCTTCTTCGCGGGCGGCGGTGCGGTGAAGTTCGTCAAGGACTACCAGGCCGCCGGCCTCAACAAGACGATTCCGCTCTACGGCCCGGGCTTCCTGACCGACGGCACGCTCGACGCGCAGGGCGAATCCGCACAAGGCATGCTGACCACGCTGCACTACGCGGACGGCCTGAACACGGCGCGCGACAACGCGTTCCGCGTGGCCTATGCCAAGTCGTTCAAGCTGCAGCCCGACGTGTATGCCGTGCAGGGTTACGACGCGGCGCAGATGCTGGGCGTGGGCCTGGCCGCCACCAAGGGCGACATAGGCAAGAAGGCCGAATTCACCGCCGCCATCGAGAAGGCCAAGATCGACAGCCCGCGCGGTGCGTTCACGATGAGCAAGTCGCACAACCCGGTGCAGGACATCTACCTGCGCAAGGTGGAGGGCAAGGAGAACCGGCTGGTGAGCATCGCGATCAAGGGCCTGACGGACCCTGCCCGCGGCTGTCGCATGTGA